From the Paenibacillus sp. MMS20-IR301 genome, the window CTGCCCTCTTATATCACAAGGACAGGGTACAAACTGCGTTACTTCGCGGCTAGTTCCGTTAAAGCCAGATTCAGCTTAAGCACATTCACCCGCGCTTCCCCGAACAATCCAAGATCGCGGCCTTCAGTATGCCCGGTGACCAGCGCCTTCAACTGCTCAGCGGGAATTCCGCTCAGTCGGCTGATCCGCGGAATCTGCACCAGCGCCGCTGCCGGGGAGATATGCGGGTCAAGCCCGGAACCGGAGTTCGTAATAAGGTCCACCGGCAGCCCGCTTACCGGCACATCCGGATTATCCAGCTTCCACCGGGCAATGGAACCGGCTGTGCGCTGCAGCATGTCAGGATTCGACGGTCCATAGTTATTCGAGCCGGAGGCTTCCGCTTTGTATTCAATACTGGATACCCGGCTCTGGAACAGCGCCGGATTACTGAAGCTCTGCCCGATCAGCTCCGAACCGACAGTCTCGCCTGCAGCGTTCTTCAGCAGGCTTCCGTTCGCCTGCGCAGGCATCAACACCTGAGCGAGCGCTGTAGAGGCAAGCGGATAGGCTATTCCGCACAGTATAATGAACACGGCACTGAGACGCACAATGGTGAAGAGATAAATGCCTTTTGACGATGCCGGCTGCTCCTCGGCAACCGAACTACTGCTGCTGCCGGAATGATTGGATTGCACGGAATCATTGGTTTGTACAGAATCAATGGATTGTATGGAATTCCTCATAATTGCGTTGCCCTCCTTGAAGTTACTTGCTTACATTTGCATCTGCTACTTGCTGTCTGCGTTCTTGCTTTTGCCCTCTCGCAATCTACTATCCCAATTTGCGACCTCGCTGTACGCTCACCCGCTGTCTGCCCTCTCGCAATCTACTATCCCAGTTTGCGACCTCGCTGTACGCTCACCCGCCGTCCGTTAACCCGCCGTCTGCTCAAGCGCTGTGCCTTCGCCGGAAATAAGTGGAAAAAGAGCATTTAATCATCTGGGAACCAGTGATTTCAAGAATTTAGCTGGAAGAACAACACTTATTCATCCGAGATTCACTGCTCACCGCCGAAATCGGGAGATTTAAGTGTCATTTATCCAATTATTTACCTGTAACCGGAAAAACACATATAATTAAGTGCCTATTTTCCACTTATTAGGCGGCTGCGACGGGAAATATACCTGCCATGGGAGACGTAGCTGCGACGGGAGATATGGATGTGACTAGGGACCTGCCCGCTAAATCCAGATCCGCACAAGCAGATCAATCAGCTTGATGCCGGCGAACGGGACGATGACTCCGCCCAGCCCGTAGACGACAATGTTGCGGGCCAGCAGCTTCGTTGAGCTCATCGGCTTATAGGATACACCGCGCATCGCCAGCGGAATAAGCAGCGGAATAATTACAGCATTGAAGATCAGCGCTGAGATAATAGCTGAACTTGGAGAACCTAGGCCCATCACATTAAGGGCATCCATCTCCGGGATCGCCAGCGTGAACATCGCCGGAATGATGGCGAAATACTTGGCAATATCGTTGGCGATGCTGAAGGTTGTCAGCGCCCCGCGTGTCATCAGCAGCTGCTTGCCAATGGCGACAACCTCGATGATCTTCGAAGGGTCGGAGTCCAGATCGACCATATTAGCTGCTTCCTTGGCTGCGGCTGTTCCGCTGTTCATGGCCAGCCCCACATCCGCCTGGGCCAGCGCCGGGGCATCGTTCGTGCCGTCACCGGTCATGGCCACGAGCTTGCCTTCATTCTGCTCGCGGCGGATGACGGCAATCTTGTCCTCCGGTGTACTCTCAGCGATGTAATCATCAACGCCTGCTTCCCGGGCAATCGTCGCGGCGGTCAGCGGATTATCGCCTGTACACATAATCGTCTTGATGCCCATACTGCGCAGCTCACCAAACCGCTCCTTCATCCCCGGCTTAACCGTATCCTTCAGATAGATCAGCCCGTAGATCCGGCTGTCTACAGCAACCGCAAGCGGCGTGCCGCCCAGCCGGGCAATGGCCGCGGCGTTATTGTCCAGATCCCCCGGCACATCTCCGCCCTGTGAGAGCACCCACTTCTTCACGGAATCAACCGCACCCTTGCGGACTGAACGCCCGTCCTGCAGGTCGATACCGCTCATCCGCGTTTCCGCCCGGAATTCAATGAACTCTCCGCCCTCCGCCAGCTTGGCGTCATAGCTGAGATTCAGCTTCTTCGCCAGCTCCAGCACCGAGCGCCCCTCCGGTGTCTCATCCTTCAGCGAGCTGACGGCCGCCCAAGCGGCAAGCTCAGCAGCGGATTCTCCGCCGGCTGTGACGAATTCGCTCGCCATCCGGTTCCCGAAGGTAATGGTTCCCGTTTTATCAAGAATCATGGTGTTGATATCCCCGGCGGCTTCTACCGCTTTACCGGACATCGCCAGCACATTGAACCGGGTTACGCGGTCCATCCCGGCGATCCCGATGGCCGACAGCAGGCCGCCGATGGTTGTAGGGATCAGGCAGACCAGGAGAGCGATTAATACCGGAATCTCCAGCTCCACCCCGGTGTAACCGGCGATCGGACGCAGTGTAACCACCACGATCAGAAAAATAATCGTCAAGCTGATGAGCAAGGTGTTCAGTGCGATTTCATTCGGCGTCTTCTGGCGTTTAGCCCCCTCCACCAGTGAGATCATCCGGTCGAGGAACGACTCGCCGGGATCACTGGTGATCCGTACTTTAATCTGATCACTGACGACGCGCGTACCGCCGGTAACGGAGCCGAAGTCACCTCCGGCTTCCTTAATGACCGGTGCCGATTCCCCGGTAATCGCCGACTCATCCACAGAAGCCAGTCCTTCAATCACTTCACCGTCGCCGGGAATCAGCTCGCCCTGGCTCACAATTACGGTATCACCTTTGCGCAGCTCCGCAGCCGGGACTTGCTTAACCGCCGTTCCCGCAAGCTTATTGGCGGTGATATCCTGCTTTGTTTTTTTAAGCGAATCGGCTTGTGCCTTGCCCCGCCCTTCGGCTAATGCCTCGGCAAAGTTGGCGAACAGCACCGTAAACAACAGGATTAGAAACACGGTAATATTGAAGCCGATAGAAGCCTCGGCATTGAAATACCCCGGGATCAGCACCATCAGCAGCACGATTACTGTCCCTGTCTCAACTACGAACATGACCGGATTTTTCATCAGGGTGACCGGGTTCAGCTTCAGGAAGCTGTTTCTTGCAGCACTCAGGAGTATAGGGGTGGTCAACAGTTTTTTTCTTTGTACAGTACTCATTCTCTTCTCTCCCTCTTCCTAGCGTAAAGTCAGGTATTCAGCAACCGGACCGAGCACAATGACCGGCAGGAAGGTCAATGCCCCGATAATCAGCACCGTGCCGATCAGAATTCCGGTGAACAGGCCATTGTCTGTGCGGAAGGTCCCAAGTGTCTCCGGCACCGGCTTCTTGCGGAGCAGGGAACCGGCTACCGCCAGCATCGCAATCATGGACATATACCGCCCCAGCAGCATAACCACACCTGTAGTAATATTCCAGAAGGTGGTATTATCGGCAAGTCCCTCGAAGCCTGAACCGTTATTCGCCGCAGAGGAGACATATTCATACAGCACCTGCGTCAGCCCGTGGAAGCCGGGGTTACTGATGCTCCCTTGACCGAGATCGGTCAGGAAGGCGGCAGCGGTAGGCACAAGAATGATCAGCGGGTGAATAAGGATCGCGATCGCAATCAGCTTCATCTCCCTGGCCTCTATCTTCCGTCCGAGGAATTCCGGTGTCCGGCCGACCATCAGCCCGCAGAGGAATACACCAAGCATCGCATACATCAGCATATTGATCAGCCCGACACCTTTACCGCCAAACACGTTATTCAGCATCATCAGCGCAAGCGGGGTAATACTGCCGAGCGGGGTCAGCGTGTCGTGCATATTATTCACACTGCCGGTTGTGGCCGCTGTAGTTACCGTTGTGAATAGCGCAGACTGTGCAATCCCGAACCGTACCTCTTTTCCCTCCATGCTGCCTTGTGAGGCATCTATTCCCATGGCGTTAATTGCCGGATTGCCGGCACTTTCCGCATAATAATTCAGTCCTAGCAGGGCTATGAACAAGGTCATCATCGCCCCGAAAATCATCCAGCCCTGGCGTTTGTTCTTCGCGAACTTTCCGTACATATATGGCAGGGAAGCCGGCAGCAGCCACATCGAGAGAATCTCCAGCACGTTGCTCAGCGGACTCGGATTCTCGAACGGATGCGCCGAGTTGGCCCCGAAGAAGCCCCCGCCGTTCGTCCCGATATGCTTGATGGACTCCAGCGAAGCAACCGGTCCGATCGCAATCTGCTGGCTCTGCCCTTCCAGTGTCGTAATCTCCAGCGTCGGCTTCAGTGTTTGCGGCACATGCAGGGCAACTAATGCCATTGTTACAAGAAGCGCAAGCGGAATGAACACCCGGATGTGCGCCTTAACGAAGTCCTCGAAGAAGTTCCCCACCGAGCCGCGTCCGGTAATCCCCCTGACAAAAGCAACCGCAACCGAGAACCCGCTGGCCGCCGAGGTAAACATCAGCATCGTCATCACAGCCATCTGGGAAAAGTAGGATACACCTGTTTCACCGCTGTAATGCTGAAGATTCGTGTTGGTAATGAAGCTGATTACAGTATTGAACGTAAGTGTCTCTTCCATATTACCGATTCCGCCCGGATTGAGCGGAAGCCCCTTCTGCAGCCGCAGAATAATGTAACTGAAAGCCACCAGCACGATATTCGTTGCAATGAAGCTGACTGCATATTTCTTCCAGGACATGTCTTTCCGCCGCTTCAGCCCTGCCAGCCGGTAGATTACGTTCTCCGTTCCGCCGAATATCCGGTCAGTCCGGTTCGGTTCATTTGAGAATACATGATATAGATAGGTTCCTGCTGGTTTAACCAGCAGAACCAGAATCAGAATAACTGCAATGATTTGAATAATACCCACAGCTGGCCCTCCTTCATTTGTTTATTTAAAATTTCTCCGGATGAATCAACGCATACACCAGATAGAGGAACAACAGCAGTGTTGCCGCGAGGACGACCGTCATGACTCGTTCCCCCCTTGTTCCTGAACGACACGCCCGCACCACTCTACGAACGCATAGAATACTGCAAAGATTACGGTTAATGCTCCTGCCATATACACATCCATCATCTTTATTGCCACTCCTTATCCTGTTTGAATTCACTCTCTCTATCTCTTGTAACTTCAGACCCTAGCGTACCATGTCTCCCATAAGTTCAGGGTTAGGGTTTCTGCAGGCGTGTTAAGATATCATTAAGACCGGTATACCTCTTCACCGAGCACTTTATTGACCGCCCCGACAAAAGCCGCGTATCCCCCGTCTGCATCCCCTCTGCACGGCAGTGCCCGGGCGAGAATCATTTCAATTCCCTCTGCACTAAACTCGAAGCTGGCTGTGAGCATCCTGCTGACTTCTTCTACGGGCCCCCCGCCCGCGAACATGCTGGCCGCTTTATATACCTCATTATTTTCATAGCCGCTCTCCTGCTGCAGAGCCAGCCGGGCGTACCTTCTTTTCACCAGCACCAGCAGCGCCGTCACGGCCGTGAGCCAGCCGATATTTCTCAGCCATACATTGATTACTTCCATTTCAAGTGCCTTCTTTCTCAAGTGTATCAGTACCAGTTCAGCGTACCACTCCCGCCATTAGTTATGGATAAGGGTTTGCCCGGAGCAGTTAAGATTCCGTTAAAATACAGCTCACTGCATACTTCAAGTTGCGTCCGCTATAACGGAACGGCAAAAAACCATGCCCCTAACGGACATGGTCGGACTTGTATAATCACTTCAGCTCTGCTGGTATGGACTGCCTTTTATCCCTGCAGTAGAAAGCTTAAATCCCCTTACTATCGTCCCCAACCTGGAGCATCCGGTAGCCGACACCGATATGCGTCTGAATATACTTCGGCTGGGAAGGCGTGCTCTCGATCTTCTTCCGCAGCGTTGCCATGAATACCCGCAGTGCCGGAACATCATACGTATGGCTGCCCCAGATTTCATGCAGGATATAATTATGGGTCAGGACTTTACCGACATTCTTGGCCAGCAGACAGAGCAGCTTATACTCAATCGGCGTCAGGTGGATCTCATTCTCCTCCAGCATGGCGCAGCCTGCGGCGTAATCAATCCGTAAATTCCCGTTGGTAAACACAGACGCATCCTTCATCAGCCTGTCACTGTCCCCGCGGATGCGCCGCAGACTGACCCGCAGTCTGGCAAGCAGCTCCTCCACGCTGAACGGCTTGGTCAGATAATCATCCGCCCCGGCATCCAGCGCTTCAATCTTATCCCGGTCCTCGCTGCGGGCGCTGACCACAATGATCGGAAGGTTCGACCACGCCCGCACCTTGCGGATAATATCAACACCGTCCATGTCCGGCAGCCCCAAATCGAGAATCATCAGATCCGGCTGGCTGGAGACCGTCTCCAGAATAGAGGCCTCCCCGGTTTCAGCCGTATGGTATTTATACCCTTGCGTCTCAAGGGTTGTCGTAATCAGCTTGCGGATGGGCTTATCGTCTTCGACAACAAGAATCAGCGGCTTATTCATGGACATTCACCTCCTCAGCCTGCAGGGTGAAGCTGAATACCGACCCCCGCGGTGTTTGATCCTGTACATCTATTGTGCCCCCATGGGCATGGATAATCGATTTGCAGAGGGCCAGCCCGAGGCCCAGGCCGCGCCTGCCGTCTCCGCGCAGGTTGTCTGCCGTGTAGAACATCTCGAATATTTGTACTTTAGCTTCCGGCGAAATGCCCGGACCGTCATCAGCGACTTCAACCCTTACCATCGGTCCTTCGCGCTTTACCGAGAGTGTAATATGTGATCCGGCCTCAGTATATTTAATCGCATTATCCACCAGGTTGATCAGCACCTGAATAATCAGCCGCGAATCCATCCTGGCCATCAGCAGCTCATCCTCCAGCTGCAGCTCAATCACATGCTCATTCTTATTGCGGTTCACATGGAGCATCGCTTCGGCGATCACTTCCTCCAGAAGCTCCGCCTGGAAGTTCAAATGAAGTGCGCCGTTATCAATTCTTGTAATCGACAGCAGGTTCTCAACCAGATTAATCAGCCACATGGAATCATCATAAATGTCATTGTACAGCTCCTGCTTCTGCGTCTCACTCAGCACCTTAGAGTTGCCGATCAGAATCCCGGCGTTGCCGGATATACTGGTGAGCGGAGTGCGCAGATCATGGGAGATGCCCCGCAGCAGATTCGTGCGCAGCTGCTCCTGCTGGATTTGCATGGAGATTTCCTTCTGCTTCTCGTTCAGCTTGTCCTTCTCCAGTGCCAGGGCACATTCGCCCAGCATGGCGATCATCAGGCTTTTCTCGAATACCTCAAGCGGCTCCTCCTGCTCCATCACAATTCCAGCAACCGCAAATACCTGTTCACCCCCGCGTACCGCATGGTACAGGCAATGTGCTGCCGAGAAGGTATCTGTGGATACTCCGGCGCGTTTATTGTTCTGCAGCACCCACTCTGCAACCTTGCGCTCCTCAGAAGAGGTATAGCTCTGCGGATCAGCCGGCGCATCCTCCTTAGGGAAGAGCAGCGGTTCGGCGAGTTCTCCCTCCTGCACCTCATAGATGATAATGCTCCGGTCCAGCAGCTTGACCATCTGCAGCGCCGTTTCGTTGAGGATCGCCGGGGTATCCTTAGCCTGCTGCAACTTCCGGCTGGTCTCGAGGAGGACTTCGGTCCGGTAAGCTTTTTGCGCGGATTCCCTCGCCTGCTCCTTAACCCGCAGTGTGAGTGTACTGGTAATGAATGAGGCAGACAGCATGACGAGGAAGGTCACCGGATAACCGGAATCATACGCCTGGAGCGAGAATAACGGTGCCGTGAAAAAATAGTTAAAAATCAGCACGCTCAAAATCGAAGTCACCGCGCTATACATCCGCCCCTGAGTGACCATCGCATCCAGCAGTACGCCTAGAATATAGACCGTAATGATATTCGCTTCACTGAAGCCAAGATATTGGAACCATAAACCGACCACCGTGCAGGCGATAAGAATTCCTAATGTTTTGCTGCTGTCAGCTAGAGAGAACAGCGGTTTTTTGGAATATTGCGGAATTTGTTTGTGCAGAGAAGGCCCATTATCCGGAATAATATAAATATCCATATTCGGGGCGGCAGCCGTCAGCTTGTCGACAAAGTTGGATTTAGCGGGCCAGCGGTTTTTGTTATGCGAGCGTCCAAGGACGATCTTGGAGACCCGGCTGGTTTTGGCATATTCGGCAATCTGCCCTGGAACATCCTCCCCGTACACGGTAGCGACCTGTGCACCAAGCTGCTCGGCCAGCCGCAGATTCTCCCGCAATTCAGCCTTGTTCTTGGCGGTCAGCTCCTTCGTCCGCGAAGTTTCCACATAGAGCGCCGTGAATGATCCATACTGCGCTTCAGCCATTCTTGCTGCTGTCCGGATTACCTTCTTGCTGCTAACGGCTGACGACAGGCAGACCAGAATATGCTCCTTTGTATAAAAGCCTGCGCTGTCCTCCCGCTCACCAATCTGCAGCGCAATCCGGTTCAGCTGGTCTGCCGTGTAACGCAGGGCAATCTCCCGCAAGGCGATCAGCTTGGCTGGAATAAATAAGCTTTCGTATTTTTGCCGCTGCTCTATATCCGGATACAGCTTTCCCTTATTCAGCCGCTCAATCAGATCACCGGGTGCTATATCCACCAGTTCTACCTGATCAGCACTGTCGAATACGCTGTCTGGTATGCGGTCATGTACAGTCATTCCGGTGATTGAAGTGATGACATCGGTCAGACTCTCAATATGCTCAACATTCACTGTAGCGTATACGTTAATCCCGGCCCGCAGCAGCTCCTCGATATCCTGGACTCTTTTTTTGTGGCGGCAGCCGGGGGCATTCGTATGGGCCAGCTCATCCAGCAGAATCAGCTCCGGACGTCTGCGGATTGCGGCATCGAGGTCGAACTCAGTGTACAGGTGGCCGTTATGGGAAATTTCCCGTGGAGGCACCAGCTCCAGCCCTTGCAGCAAAGCCGCCGTTTCCGGCCTGCCGTGAGGTTCAATATACCCGGCCAGGACTTGTACGCCATCCCTCTGCTCCTCATGGGCAGCATTCAGCATCGCCGATGTTTTCCCTGAACCCGCAGCATATCCGAAAAATATTTTAAGTCTGCCCCGTTTTTTATCTGCCGGAGTATGTCCTGCCATTCGCATAATCCCTTTCATTAAACGTTCATGCTAATTATTGTAGCGCCAGAATAGCCTGTGCACAATCAGCATGGCATTACGGAATCAGCTGTGGCATTAAGATTGCATTAAGATTGCTGGAATTTAAGAATTTCGCTGGATAATATCATAGGCAAGCTTGGATAACGGTCTTTTCCCAAATTCATCTTCTGTTAATGTGAAACCATATTGAAACAGATTCATTTCCTTCGCACTCAGATTAAGCTTACCAAGAAGGCTCATTAAATCTCCCTTGTAGCTCTCGCTGTAAGCATTCTTCTTGTACAACAGCTCACGTACATAATCTTTATGACTCTGATAGACCTTACTCAAGTTAAACAACTCAATACTATTATGTATAGCCGTTGAATCCGGTCCGGTGCCTTCATGGATCAGTTCCAACTCGAAATCAGTATCCTCACCAAGGATAGAACCGATTTTAGTGTCCGGCCTAAGCGGAATGTGGAAGTATGTATCTTGATTAAAACCAGAATTATAGGGGTAGAGGATTTCAATTCCCTTATCTAATTTGAATCTGGAGTTACATATTTGGCAAGAAGGAACGAAATTGAACATGGATAATGCGAATAGCGGAAAATGGGCTTTAGGATAAAAATGATCCAAATCAGCTGTTGTTTTAAATTTGTCCCGATCCATAAACTGTGTAATAAATTGACGGTTGCAGTAAGGGCAGACATCGATCCCCATCCGATTCAAAAGGATATGCCGGAATTCGGAATCCATATTTTCATAATCGATTATTTGCTTGATTTCTCCATTCAATCTTTCTAGCTTCCCGCTAACTTCCTGAATGAAACGGTTAAAACAATCAGTATTCTTAGCATAATCGCTATGGTTCTGAAGTATAGGCTCGATCCAATCCGTACGATAGGTGGCCACATATTCCTCCCGGAAAGCCTCTCGTTCTAACTGTCTATTTTGCTTACCTTTCCGTTGAAGCACTTTTGTAATTTGAAAATTGCTGTAGAAAACAAGCTGGCATGTCTTCATATACTTCCCGATATCAGGATATTTGCTGTAGATATCTTCAAATGAAAAGGTAAGCAAAGTATGAAGAAGAAGGGGATCCAGGCTTCCGGTTCCATTCTCAAGTAAGGCTGAAACAGGCAGCTGGGTAAATGGATTTACGTTATTTACGGTGTTTCTATAAAATACATAACTCTGCTGGATATCAGTTTCCATTTCAGATATATACATATCAGCAAGATCCGATATCATTTTTGGACGAAGCTTAATCACCGTGTTTCTCCCCTCTCTTTTTCTTCAGCTGCTCTAGTTCCATTTCGAGTTCTCTTATCCGCCGATCCTCTTTTTGCGTATTGCTCTCCTGTAAACGAATAGCTTGCGCTTCAAGGTGGGACTGAAGTTTCCCGCGGATAACCGGCTCACCAATCCCGCTAATGATCATACTTACCTTTCTTATTTCAACCGGATTATACTCTGGCCATCCATTCATCTGTTTCACAAGATCCTTGAAAAGATTATGTGCAAATTCTCCTATTGGTGAGCCAAGGAAAAAGTCATTTTTGACAATATCATAAAAATTACTCATGAGCCCAAATTCAGCTTCATTAACAACCCGCTGCAACTCGTCGTCCTTCTCGATAACATTGATACAAGTAATATGTTCTTTCGGAATGTCGGATACGATAAAAGGTGAATGCGTAGATAACAGAATCTGGTATTTTATTTCTTTGCTACTATTTACGTGCTCAATAAATTTTTTGAGGTAGTAAATATATTTTCTCGACCACTCGGGGTGAAACGAGACATCCGGTTCATCCATAATTAGAAGAACGCTATTGATTCTCTCATCCTTAAGGGAAACTTGTACCATATCATTAATGCAGCTAAATGCACGGATGAATTCTATCTCACCGGAGCTGAGATATTTATAAGATACATCCAAGCTGTATGATACCCCGTAGCTGTTATAAAAGCGGTCATATAAGTCTAAAAAGCCATATATTGACTCATGCATTCCTTCTTGTACTGGAACTCTAATTGTGGTCCGAGATTTAAAAAGACTAGCATCAATTTCCTCAAGAGCAATTAGGATAGCAGCGAATATATTCACATCAAACTCTATAGCTTCATATTTTTCTATTTTAGAAATACTAGTTTTCTTTAAAATATTAAGAACTTTAAATAAATAGACTTTCCTGGCCTCATAAGTATTCTCTTCCATGGTTTCAACACCAATCAGATCTCCAGGATGAACATCATTATGAGATGTCGGATACTTAGTTGCACGATTTGCAAGATCTATAATCAAAGCTTCCAAATAGGATAAGATAAATAATTCTTTGATAGACCATTTAGAAGCTGAACGAGAGGGTTGTTTAGTGTTATTATCATTCTCCGTTTTTGTAAAATACAACATTTTATGTTTATCTTGATACAGCGAGAAACCCAGAATACTATACATATCATTAACATCATTAATATCGGAGTCAATTCCGGCATGTTGGCTGATTTGAAATACAGCTTGATTAAATGTAAATAATCCCTCCAGGAATATGTATTCATTGCTCATGAAACGATAAGTGCTGGATAAGGCCGGTTTATGCAGATAATGCCTTTTGAAGCTGTCCGTATTGTCCTGTCCGTCTAATATGTTAAGACTCTTCAGCCAAAGCCGGTCCGACTCTTTCGTTTGAAACAGAGATATTAACGCTTCGCTAACCGGGTACTCTTGTCCGTCTGCCGCTTTATACGTCGTATCCTGTACGCTTTTCCACTGCATCATATGTGTCCTGAAGTCATACTTCACACAAATGCTGGTATCTGCTAACAATTCTGAAGGTGCATTCAATTCACGGAGAAGAAGCTTAGGTGCCCCCTCGATTAGAAACAGATCCTCTTCAAGATGGTATAGCGCAAACCACTGAGGATCATCAAAAAGCCTGCTTCTTCTTAATTTTGTTGAACCCAGCAATTCAAGCAGAGTTGTCTTTCCGGCACCATTTTTCCCGACAATCAGATTGATGTTACTAATATGACTGCCCCATAAATTTACATATGGATTTTCTTTACGTTCAATGAATAGCCTTTGCTGTTCTAACTTGATTATGAAGTCATTTGTCAGGACAAAGCTTTGCTCTTTAAATAATCTTCCGATATCGCTGATATGCACAAATAACAACTGTGGTTGCATGCTGTTTATCTCCTTTGGTTGAGTGCTTCTGCCAAGCCATCTATTCGACATTTCAGGATATCTTTCCTGTATGCCTTTATAATTAGCTTGGCATTAATTAGGAGGTAATCCGCTAGTCATGCCGAATATCTGTAGAGAAGCACTTACTTATACCCGATTACAAGGAGATTAGAGATGACTAACGAACAGCAATCCGGGCAAGGCACGATGGAAGTTCTGTTGGCGAATGCCGTGAAGCTTCCCGGTGTCCAGGTGAACCGCAATGAATTTCTGGCGCAGCAGCTTGCCAAATATGATACTTACGGAAATATGCCGGTTATTCTGGAAAAGGGACCGCTTGAGGCCGGTATCGGCCTGCAGGTCATTGATAAACTCGCGAAATCGCTGATTGAGAAACGGACGATATTGAGCACCGCCGCTTCTACGGTTGCCGGAATTCCGGGCGGGCTGGCTATGGCAGCAACGATTCCGGGAGATACATTGCAGTATTTCGGTGTAGCCATGCGGATGTCCCAGGAACTGGCTTACCTCTATGGACGCTCAGACCTGTGGCAGGACAGCACGCCGGATTCAGAGCAGATTTCGCGTGAGCTTACATTGTATCTGGGAGTCATGTTCGGCGTAGCCGGGGCTGCCCCGATGCTGAGAATCCTGAACGCGCCTAATTCCAGGTATCTGCTGCAACAG encodes:
- a CDS encoding AAA family ATPase, coding for MQPQLLFVHISDIGRLFKEQSFVLTNDFIIKLEQQRLFIERKENPYVNLWGSHISNINLIVGKNGAGKTTLLELLGSTKLRRSRLFDDPQWFALYHLEEDLFLIEGAPKLLLRELNAPSELLADTSICVKYDFRTHMMQWKSVQDTTYKAADGQEYPVSEALISLFQTKESDRLWLKSLNILDGQDNTDSFKRHYLHKPALSSTYRFMSNEYIFLEGLFTFNQAVFQISQHAGIDSDINDVNDMYSILGFSLYQDKHKMLYFTKTENDNNTKQPSRSASKWSIKELFILSYLEALIIDLANRATKYPTSHNDVHPGDLIGVETMEENTYEARKVYLFKVLNILKKTSISKIEKYEAIEFDVNIFAAILIALEEIDASLFKSRTTIRVPVQEGMHESIYGFLDLYDRFYNSYGVSYSLDVSYKYLSSGEIEFIRAFSCINDMVQVSLKDERINSVLLIMDEPDVSFHPEWSRKYIYYLKKFIEHVNSSKEIKYQILLSTHSPFIVSDIPKEHITCINVIEKDDELQRVVNEAEFGLMSNFYDIVKNDFFLGSPIGEFAHNLFKDLVKQMNGWPEYNPVEIRKVSMIISGIGEPVIRGKLQSHLEAQAIRLQESNTQKEDRRIRELEMELEQLKKKRGEKHGD
- a CDS encoding SHOCT domain-containing protein yields the protein MTNEQQSGQGTMEVLLANAVKLPGVQVNRNEFLAQQLAKYDTYGNMPVILEKGPLEAGIGLQVIDKLAKSLIEKRTILSTAASTVAGIPGGLAMAATIPGDTLQYFGVAMRMSQELAYLYGRSDLWQDSTPDSEQISRELTLYLGVMFGVAGAAPMLRILNAPNSRYLLQQHPQLNLAESLYFPLLKKISSYIGIKITKRTFTQGATKFIPLLGGLLSGGMTYLSMKPMGNRLRETLAEAVDRYTEAEFAQDLEKVQRAVEDADIHVAEGEFFDLGFDSKPEPSAPKAAAPAPEKFSAADELLKFKQLLDMGVITQEEFDRKKAELLNS